A stretch of Brassica rapa cultivar Chiifu-401-42 chromosome A08, CAAS_Brap_v3.01, whole genome shotgun sequence DNA encodes these proteins:
- the LOC103834039 gene encoding ubiquitin carboxyl-terminal hydrolase 20-like, with amino-acid sequence MLVANSEFSSSILPRSPLIPNPVETIDESIGNNQVSFSTEEVSVPPRNSDEPLSTPLDETLIAPSPLRLEHGECSDAQVMNKPINHSKRNDTHLDICLSKSPDNRQQWSPNVSPGSDTDVDSGNQPLWRFRQKPPEIVESPCVGAGLLNLGNSCFINSVLQCFTHTVPLIESLYAYQYEDPCNCNQRFCVIRALRYHIGVALETTSVFSISPVYFFNNLRCFSPDFRRYQQEDAHEFLHAFLNKLEICCLNRRNDVNFVQHIFGGRLVSELRCCNCNYVSETFEDSLGLSLEIEDVDNLQSALDSFTRVEKLEEQMKCDNCDEKVSKEKRLLLQNLPQVITFHLKRFKNNGYFMLKNCNYVEFPLELDLQPYMSNDQVAAKYYLYALVKHYGSLAYGHYSSFVRSAPSIWHKFNDKQVTRVDEDCVLSQNSYILFYAREGTPWFSTAIEELHPMTEEDTSSEYPSPKSVSDPSNEECSSEISSENVSKKGCGSAGVSDLLHVETEESCGTHSDEPKEDNELSQSEESSDEESSMEVLLDQHDPDDDSNNSCTEKEADSCFATERATTGVAFSPYLIGSSPKKPEGNFQIQLERVEAKKNYEEEEPYKQPLLISLMKKPPPRDRELGEAMSTSGSAQKKLKTS; translated from the exons ATGCTGGTGGCTAATTCCGAGTTCTCTTCATCTATTTTACCTCGTTCGCCGTTAATACCAAACCCCGTCGAAACCATAGACGAGTCGATTGGTAATAATCAGGTCTCGTTCTCGACGGAGGAGGTCTCAGTTCCGCCTCGAAACTCGGATGAGCCTCTCTCTACTCCGTTGGACGAAACCCTAATCGCGCCTTCTCCGTTACGTCTTGAGCACGGCGAGTGCAGTGATGCTCAAGTCATGAACAAGCCTATAAATCACTCTAAGAGAAACGATACACACTTGGACATTTGTTTGTCTAAATCTCCAGATAATCGCCAACAATGGTCTCCCAATGTTTCACCTGGATCCGATACTGATGTTGACTCAGGGAACCAACCCTTGTGGAGATTCAGACAAAAACCTCCAGAGATCGTGGAATCCCCTTGTGTT GGTGCTGGACTTTTGAACCTAGGCAACAGCTGTTTCATTAACTCAGTCTTGCAATGTTTCACTCACACCGTGCCTCTTATCGAGAGCCTCTACGCATACCAATATGAAGACCCTTGTAACT GCAACCAGAGGTTCTGTGTGATAAGGGCTCTTCGATATCACATTGGTGTTGCACTCGAGACCACTTCAGTATTTTCAATATCTCCGGTCTATTTCTTTAACAATCTCCGTT GTTTTTCACCTGACTTCCGGCGTTACCAACAAGAAGACGCACATGAGTTTCTACATGCGTTTCTGAATAAGTTGGAGATATGTTGTTTGAATCGAAGAAATGATGTTAACTTTGTTCAACATATCTTTGGTGGTCGTCTCGTCAGTGAG CTTCGTTGCTGCAACTGCAACTACGTTTCCGAGACATTTGAAGATTCTCTTGGGTTGAGTTTGGAAATTGAAGATGTTGATAACCTTCAAAGTGCACTAGATTCCTTTACTCGTGTAGAAAAACTTGAAGAGCAAATGAAGTGTGATAACTGTGATGAAAAAGTTTCAAAGGAGAAGCGACTCTTGCTACAAAATTTGCCACAGGTTATCACATTTCACTTGAAGAGATTCAAGAATAATGGATATTTCATGCTGAAGAACTGTAACTATGTCGAGTTTCCGTTGGAGTTAGACTTGCAACCATATATGAGCAATGACCAA GTTGCTGCAAAATATTATCTTTATGCTCTTGTGAAGCATTATGGATCATTAGCTTATGGTCATTACTCTTCCTTTGTGAGGTCAGCCCCAAGTATATGGCATAAGTTTAATGACAAACAG GTCACTAGAGTCGATGAAGATTGTGTGTTATCACAAAATTCATATATTCTTTTCTATGCAAGAGAAGGGACTCCATGGTTTTCAACAGCCATTGAAGAGTTACATCCAATGACCGAAGAAGATACTAGCTCGGAATATCCTTCGCCAAAGTCCGTCTCTGATCCTAGCAACGAGGAGTGTTCATCTGAAATCAGTTCTGAGAATGTATCCAAAAAGGGATGTGGCTCAGCGGGAGTATCAGACCTATTACATGTCGAGACAGAAGAGAGTTGTGGAACCCACTCCGACGAGCCTAAGGAAGATAATGAGTTGTCTCAATCTGAAGAGTCTAGTGATGAGGAATCTTCCATGGAAGTGCTTTTGGACCAGCATGATCCTGATGATGATTCCAACAACTCATGCACTGAGAAAGAAGCAGATTCTTGTTTTGCCACTGAAAGAGCTACAACTGGTGTTGCCTTTTCTCCTTATTTGATAGGCTCGTCACCAAAAAAGCCGG AAGGAAATTTTCAAATTCAACTCGAACGAGTGGAAGCTAAAAAGAactatgaagaagaagaaccttACAAGCAACCATTACTAATAAGCCTCATGAAGAAACCTCCACCACGTGATAGAGAGTTGGGCGAAGCTATGTCTACATCTGGTTCtgcacaaaaaaaactaaaaacatcatGA